Below is a window of Carnobacterium inhibens subsp. inhibens DSM 13024 DNA.
AAAACGACAGAAGGACTACACTCAATTGGAACTAGAGCAACATTCAACCGACAAAGACTAAAGTGAAAGAAGGGTTTTTATGTTTAAGAAAAGAAAATTAACAATTGTTTCGGCTATTGTGGCAACAGGATTAACGGTGATGAGTCACCCAGCTATTGTTTATGGTGCATCGGCTGGACAAGTAGAAGCTAAATTGCAAAATGCGGGGGACATTGTACAAGGCATATTAACAGGGTTAGTGGTACTTGTAGGAACAGTCGTTGGATTATTCATTATTATCAAACGGATGCCTGCAGCGGACAATCCGCATGAAAAAAACGAAGTTTATCAAGCTGTTGGTCGGGTAGCGGGCTTAGTTGCTTTAGCTGCAGCCATTATTTGGTTATTGCCATGGGTTTATAGTTTATTTGTATAGAAAAGAAGGGATTTAAATGGCTAAAAAAGGGAAGGAATTTATTTTTCCAGATAACGTCAATTCGACTTATGGGGCTTTTCTAGGACTGTCATTAAAGGAGCTTGCGACTTATGTCTTACCCATTAGTGTCTTTGGTTTAGTGTTGCTGGCTATTCCACCCTATAATTTATGGTTATTGGGTGTGAAGCTGATTATTATCTTATTACTATTAACCTTAGTATTCGCACTGATTAGTGCAAAACCGGTTAAGCACCGCCAGAACATTACTATGCAGGATTATTTAACGCATAAAAAAAGTTATCGCTTTAGACAAAAGCGATTTTATATCAAAAAACGAAAACCAATAGATTAGGAGGACGAAACGTGTTTCCTTTCAAAATGAACCTACGTAAAGAACCATTAGACGATTACATCTTTCGCTATGAACCAAAAGAATTGGACACAGGGAAGCAAACGTTACAAGATATGTCGTTAATTCAGGCACAATATCAAGACTTTTTAATTACAAAAACAGGCTATCTCGTCGCTTTGATTGAAGGTTCCGGGGTTAACTTGGATTTGCTAAATGAACTTGAACAAGAGGACGTTTTTGATGAATTCAATGCCTTTTTAATGTCAACTATTGGTGAAGGAGATACAGGAGAAGTACAACAGTATTTAGATATGACGACCCCAGTAGCTTTTGACGAATACGTGTTGTACTGGAAGAAACGCTATTTGAAAGTAAAAGAAGAACAACCTATTAATCAAGCAAAGGTTACTTTAATCGCAAGCTACGTGGATTACTATCAAAACTTACAATTGACGAACCAAATGAGCACAAAGAAGCATTTAATCGTGATCCGACAAAAAATAAAGGATAAAAAACACACGAGCCTTGAATTGGCTGCCACTAATCTTCATGAAAAAGTAACCCAATTTATTAAAACATTGGAGAATAGTTTAGAAAACTACGATATGGAAGCCAGGCAATTATCCTCTATGGAATGTCGGAAAACCCTGAAACACCTGATAAATTTTTCAACCATTAATGCTTCCAAAAGGGAGGGAAACGTGTGTATTTTGGAAAGAAACGCACCAAAGAAGAACGTGACCAATCACCGGTCAACAAAGTAGAAACGGAAAGTTCATTGGATTCATTTTTGGATAAAAGTAGCCTAGACGTGGTCTATCCGTTTTCTTGGGAGGAATTTCCTGATTATATTGAAAGTGGCGACAATTTTATTCGTGTCATTGCCATTGTGGATTACCCTAAAGTTCAATATGGCAACTGGTTATCCGAACTCAAACGAAAAAAAGGGAATATCACCATTTCTCAATTCTTACAGTCGTCGAGTTCAACAAAAATGATTCACCATTACAACGAAACGATTAAGAATAAAGAAGCAGAATTATTAAAGATTTACGATCCATTAAAACGAAAGCGCTTAGAGCAACAAATTGAAACTGCAAATCGACAATTGGATAAATACTTACAAAGCAACTCCAGTTTTATTTATCAATACACGTACATTTACTTAACGGCTTCAACGTTAGAAGCATTGAATGACTTGACTGAAAATATTACTAAAACACTTATTAAATTACAAATGAAGTCTATGATACCCGTAAAAGGGATGTATCAATCTTTTTGGAGCGCACTTCCAATCGGCGAAAATTTATTAGGGGATTATACGTATAAAGAATCGAATACAGAAGTAGCGTCTAGTATGTTTCCTTTTGACGACGCTGAGATTCTACATTTATCACCTAGGAGCGACGTTGAAGGCATTAACAAGGACACAAACAGTCTCATTGCTATCGATTACTTAGATCGAAAAAATACGCTGAATCAAAACATGGTGGTTATCGGAACCAGTGGTGTTGGAAAAACGACCTACATGATTCAAAAAATATTACGGTATGTTGCTCGAGACATTAAAGTTTTTATTATTGATCCTGAGAATGAATACTCGCAAATAGTGGAACACTTAGGTGGGACAGTCGTTCATTTATCGTCAAATGCGCAAACTAAAATCAATCCTTTAGAAATTTTCTCAGAAGAAATCAGCGAGAATATCGAAACTTTAACGATTGATTTAGAGTTGTTAGTGAAAGATAAGATTCAGCGGGTAAAAGGCTTTTTTCAAGTATTAAAACCGGATATTACTCAAGTAGAGCAAGCTGTGTTGGATTCTGTTTTACGCAATACGTATCTGAATGCAGGTATTTTTAAGTATTCCAGTATTTCGGAAATCAAATCGGAACAATACCCCACGTTGGAGAATGTCTTTAATGAAATTGAAAAATTAAAACAAAACGATCCAGACCGGTTCAAGGTATTAAAAGATTTTTATTACATTTTAGAAAGTTATGTTCATGGTTCAACAACGCTTTTCAATGGCCATACAAATATAAATATTAATGCCGACTTGTTGTCGTTTGATTTGAAAGCTTTACAAAATGAAGCAGATGTCCAAGCAGCTGCTTATCTCAATACATTTAGTTTTTTATGGGATGAAATCACTAAAAACAAGACTGAAAATATTAAATTAGTGGTCGATGAATTTCATTTTTTAACTCAAAATTCAGAAGCCGCACAATTCTTTTATCAAGCGTATAAACGGTTCAGGAAGTACAACGCAGGAGCGATTGCCGGAACCCAACAGATTCAAGATGTCCTTGAAGGAACCATGAGTGACAGTAAAAATGTTGGAGAGGCTATTATCGGAAACAGCTACACAAAGGTCTTTTTTGGATTAGATGATAAAGGTGTGGAAGATTTGACGGATAAACTGCATATGAATTTCAGTGAGAAAGAAAAAAAGCTGTTGTCGCGTAGAAAACAAGGAGAAGCGTTAATCATACATGGATCTCAACGAGCGTTTATGAAGGTCGAGCTCACAGAAGAAGAACTACGGTTAAAGGATTCAGAACGGTATGAAGAACATTATGGAGAATCCGCAATAGAAGTTCCTAACTATGAAGAACGCATACAGATGACACCTAGTGAGTTGGTAGAAGCTAAAAACTTTCTATATGACTAGCAAGGAGGGATAAGATGCTAGGATGGCAAGATTTTAAGGTGATGAACTTTGAATTTGGAAGTATCAAATTGTTTAAAGAAAAAATCGTGTATGAAATTTCAAAAAATCGGTGTTCATACAATCAAATCGAAGATATAGAGAGTCTAAAAAAACAAAATGACGTTCATTTTTTTAACTTAATTCAAGTAGAGGAAGATGACCATACACTATACCTTCACTATGAACGCTTGGAAAGCATGAAATCTCTCACCATGATAAAAAAAGAAGAATACTCCGTTAAGTTATCGATTGCCCAAACGCTATTAAGAGAGAATATATTACAACAAACGGCTGACTTTGTAAGTATTCATCCGGCCACAATTTTTTATTATCCAATGCAAACGATAAAATATACGTACTTGGCTACGGATGTGTTACCACAAGAACATAAGTATTCCAATCTTGATCGGTATAAAGCGTTAGTTTTAGCTATTTTGACTAATTTTAGTTATGAAACGTGCTTAGAAGAAAAAGAAGAAGTCTTAAAGCGTGGGAATGAATTGGTCAATGCCGTTATTCAGGCTAGTACTAGACAAGAAATGTTGCTGATTATTGAAGAAGCTTATGATTTTGTGACCTATGATTACATTCAACATAACTCAACCAATAAAGAAAAACTAAAGAAACGAACCTTTTATGCTTTGGCTGCGAGTGTTTTCTTTTCTTTGACGGCAGTAGGGTTCACCAAGCAACACGCTAATGCTCAGCAAGAACAAATTGTTCAAGCAATGGAACAAGACTTGGAACAAAAAAACTATTCACTAGAAGCCAATCAACAGATTGTTAATAAAGACTATGAAAAAGCAGCTACCGCTATGAAAAAAGCTGGAGAATCTAAAGAGGCAATTGCCACTATGTACTTTGAAAATAACCAATACCAACAAGCCATAGATACAGATGTTTCATTTCTGGAGCCGGTTATTGCCCATTACTATGACAACGATCAAAGTGAAGCGGTTCTTGATTTAG
It encodes the following:
- a CDS encoding CagC family type IV secretion system protein, whose amino-acid sequence is MFKKRKLTIVSAIVATGLTVMSHPAIVYGASAGQVEAKLQNAGDIVQGILTGLVVLVGTVVGLFIIIKRMPAADNPHEKNEVYQAVGRVAGLVALAAAIIWLLPWVYSLFV
- the trsD gene encoding TrsD/TraD family conjugative transfer protein, giving the protein MFPFKMNLRKEPLDDYIFRYEPKELDTGKQTLQDMSLIQAQYQDFLITKTGYLVALIEGSGVNLDLLNELEQEDVFDEFNAFLMSTIGEGDTGEVQQYLDMTTPVAFDEYVLYWKKRYLKVKEEQPINQAKVTLIASYVDYYQNLQLTNQMSTKKHLIVIRQKIKDKKHTSLELAATNLHEKVTQFIKTLENSLENYDMEARQLSSMECRKTLKHLINFSTINASKREGNVCILERNAPKKNVTNHRSTK
- a CDS encoding VirB4 family type IV secretion system protein; its protein translation is MYFGKKRTKEERDQSPVNKVETESSLDSFLDKSSLDVVYPFSWEEFPDYIESGDNFIRVIAIVDYPKVQYGNWLSELKRKKGNITISQFLQSSSSTKMIHHYNETIKNKEAELLKIYDPLKRKRLEQQIETANRQLDKYLQSNSSFIYQYTYIYLTASTLEALNDLTENITKTLIKLQMKSMIPVKGMYQSFWSALPIGENLLGDYTYKESNTEVASSMFPFDDAEILHLSPRSDVEGINKDTNSLIAIDYLDRKNTLNQNMVVIGTSGVGKTTYMIQKILRYVARDIKVFIIDPENEYSQIVEHLGGTVVHLSSNAQTKINPLEIFSEEISENIETLTIDLELLVKDKIQRVKGFFQVLKPDITQVEQAVLDSVLRNTYLNAGIFKYSSISEIKSEQYPTLENVFNEIEKLKQNDPDRFKVLKDFYYILESYVHGSTTLFNGHTNININADLLSFDLKALQNEADVQAAAYLNTFSFLWDEITKNKTENIKLVVDEFHFLTQNSEAAQFFYQAYKRFRKYNAGAIAGTQQIQDVLEGTMSDSKNVGEAIIGNSYTKVFFGLDDKGVEDLTDKLHMNFSEKEKKLLSRRKQGEALIIHGSQRAFMKVELTEEELRLKDSERYEEHYGESAIEVPNYEERIQMTPSELVEAKNFLYD